A genomic segment from Deinococcus humi encodes:
- the clpS gene encoding ATP-dependent Clp protease adapter ClpS, whose protein sequence is MTRRDGGRDEQGRTQTLERTTTQRPRLYRVLLLNDDYTPMDFVVMVLSQYFRKAQAEAEMIMLAVHHKGQGVAGVYTRDVAETKVAQVTAHARQEGHPLRVVAEPEVEE, encoded by the coding sequence ATGACGCGCCGTGACGGTGGCCGTGACGAACAAGGCCGCACCCAGACCCTAGAACGCACCACGACCCAGCGTCCCAGGCTGTACCGTGTGCTGCTCCTCAACGACGATTACACCCCGATGGATTTTGTGGTGATGGTGCTGTCCCAGTACTTCCGCAAGGCCCAGGCAGAGGCAGAGATGATCATGTTGGCGGTCCACCACAAGGGCCAGGGGGTGGCCGGAGTCTATACCCGCGACGTGGCCGAGACTAAGGTGGCGCAGGTCACGGCCCACGCCCGCCAGGAGGGCCATCCACTGCGCGTGGTGGCGGAACCGGAGGTAGAGGAATGA
- a CDS encoding AAA family ATPase, translated as MIGDHLQVTIARAADYARSAGHEYVTLEHLLLALTHDPEGREALLAVGADVERLRDELEAQLEALESVEDAEPDFTLGFHRVVQGAILQLHASGKGQENADGARVLVELLEEADSPARAALEAQGVTRLDVLDYVSHGRTKVEGRSRERRVAGVEEGAPEAEAEQDPLEAYTQDLTAAAKAGEFDPVIGREAELTRTVHILARRGKNNPVLVGEPGVGKTALAEGLAQRVADGLAPGFLKGASVYALDLGALLAGTRYRGDFEARLKAVLAALDGKNSVLFIDELHTLVGAGATEGGSVDAANLLKPALARGGLRVLGATTPAELRHLEKDRALWRRFQTVEVAEPSEVDALEILRGLASKYAQHHSVSYTPEALDAAVRLSVRHLRDRFLPDKAIDVIDEAGAARSSAGTGGQIDVTDIEATIARMARVPVGAVKSEEVQSLATLEADLKGRVYGQDAAVGAVASAVKLARAGLRDPQKPQGAFLFAGPTGVGKTELARALADRLGIHLARFDMSEYQEAHTVARLIGAPPGYVGFDQGGLLTDAVAKNPHAVLLLDEIEKAHPDVYNIFLQLMDHGTLTDHAGKRVDGRGLILVFTTNAGAADASRPALGFGREGRAGEEAEAIKRTFTPEFRNRLDAVLYFRPLSREVMAGIVDKFLRELEAQLAERGVTVRVSPEARARLAELGYDPQMGARPLARVIEERLKRPLADELLFGALQTGGVVTVGLSQGEFTFDT; from the coding sequence ATGATCGGCGATCACCTGCAAGTCACCATCGCCCGCGCCGCAGACTACGCGCGGAGCGCGGGACACGAATACGTGACTCTTGAACACCTGCTGCTGGCACTGACGCATGATCCTGAGGGCCGCGAGGCGTTGCTGGCCGTGGGCGCGGACGTGGAGCGCCTGCGCGACGAGCTGGAAGCGCAGCTGGAGGCTCTGGAATCGGTGGAAGACGCCGAGCCGGACTTTACCCTCGGTTTTCACCGCGTGGTGCAGGGCGCGATTCTGCAACTGCACGCCAGCGGCAAGGGCCAGGAGAATGCCGATGGAGCGCGCGTGCTTGTGGAACTGCTGGAGGAGGCCGACTCCCCCGCCCGCGCCGCTCTGGAGGCCCAGGGCGTGACCCGGCTGGACGTGCTGGACTACGTGTCACATGGCAGGACCAAGGTGGAGGGCCGCAGCCGGGAGCGCCGGGTGGCGGGCGTGGAAGAGGGTGCGCCGGAGGCCGAGGCCGAGCAGGACCCGCTGGAGGCGTATACGCAGGACCTGACCGCCGCCGCCAAAGCGGGCGAATTTGACCCTGTGATTGGGCGTGAGGCCGAACTGACGCGCACGGTGCACATCCTGGCGCGGCGCGGCAAGAACAATCCTGTGCTGGTGGGTGAGCCGGGCGTGGGCAAAACCGCTCTGGCCGAGGGACTGGCACAGAGGGTGGCCGACGGCCTGGCCCCCGGCTTTCTGAAGGGCGCGTCGGTGTATGCCCTCGATCTGGGGGCGCTGCTGGCCGGCACCCGCTACCGGGGCGACTTCGAGGCAAGGCTCAAGGCGGTGCTGGCAGCGCTGGACGGCAAGAACAGCGTGCTGTTCATTGACGAGCTGCATACCCTGGTGGGGGCGGGAGCCACCGAGGGCGGCAGCGTGGACGCCGCCAACCTCCTTAAACCCGCGCTGGCCCGCGGTGGATTGCGGGTCCTGGGGGCCACCACGCCCGCCGAACTGCGCCACCTGGAAAAAGACCGGGCGCTGTGGCGACGCTTCCAGACTGTGGAGGTGGCCGAGCCGTCCGAGGTGGACGCACTGGAGATTCTGCGCGGGCTGGCCTCCAAGTACGCCCAGCACCACAGCGTCAGCTATACCCCGGAGGCCCTGGACGCTGCCGTGCGCCTGAGCGTACGCCACCTGCGAGACCGTTTCCTTCCCGACAAGGCCATCGATGTGATTGACGAGGCCGGGGCGGCCCGCAGCAGCGCCGGGACGGGCGGCCAGATCGACGTGACCGACATCGAGGCCACCATCGCCCGGATGGCCCGCGTCCCCGTGGGCGCGGTCAAGTCGGAGGAGGTGCAGTCTCTGGCCACGCTGGAAGCGGATTTGAAGGGACGGGTCTATGGGCAGGACGCAGCGGTGGGGGCCGTTGCCAGCGCTGTCAAACTGGCCCGCGCGGGGCTGCGTGATCCGCAAAAACCGCAGGGGGCGTTCCTGTTCGCCGGACCGACGGGTGTGGGCAAGACCGAGCTGGCCCGCGCGCTGGCAGACCGGCTGGGCATCCACCTCGCCCGCTTCGACATGTCCGAGTATCAGGAGGCCCACACGGTGGCGCGGCTGATTGGGGCACCTCCCGGCTACGTGGGCTTCGATCAGGGTGGCCTCCTCACCGACGCTGTGGCGAAGAATCCTCACGCGGTGCTGCTGCTCGACGAGATCGAGAAGGCGCATCCGGACGTGTACAACATCTTCCTGCAACTGATGGATCACGGCACCCTGACCGATCACGCAGGTAAGCGGGTGGATGGGCGAGGCCTGATCCTGGTCTTTACCACCAACGCCGGGGCCGCCGACGCGAGCCGCCCGGCCCTGGGCTTCGGGCGCGAGGGCCGGGCAGGCGAGGAGGCCGAGGCGATCAAGCGCACCTTCACCCCGGAATTCCGCAACCGCCTGGACGCCGTGCTCTATTTCCGCCCGCTATCGCGCGAGGTAATGGCCGGGATCGTCGACAAGTTCCTGCGCGAGTTGGAAGCACAGTTGGCCGAGCGGGGTGTGACCGTCCGGGTGTCTCCGGAGGCCCGCGCCCGCCTGGCTGAACTGGGCTATGACCCGCAGATGGGAGCCCGCCCACTGGCCCGCGTGATCGAGGAACGCCTCAAGCGCCCGCTGGCCGATGAATTGCTGTTCGGCGCGCTACAGACGGGGGGTGTGGTGACCGTTGGTCTCTCGCAGGGCGAGTTCACCTTCGACACATAA
- a CDS encoding serine/threonine-protein kinase — translation MALAGQRVGDGVRLIRPIGRGSHSLVYFAVDAGGQPCAVKIFHADMLDFAEREFEHASGLEHPRLASVLGRDTLEGRPVLISTLARGEVLFSRYLRRPALQTERRAFLLTLAHLLDALAYLHSHGLVHRDIKPDNIVVEPDGSAKLVDLDLSGPALEVFPVPTRVGTAVFQSPEAARGEPLGPEADLYGVGMLLGWALFGSLPDPKGSAPYHPDPLCSLYLTLTRQDRQRRPGDAAWVRERILKLSSLDF, via the coding sequence ATGGCTCTGGCTGGACAGAGGGTGGGCGACGGCGTGCGGTTGATCAGGCCCATCGGCCGGGGCTCCCACAGCCTGGTTTATTTCGCGGTGGATGCCGGCGGGCAGCCCTGTGCGGTCAAGATTTTCCATGCCGACATGCTCGACTTTGCCGAACGCGAATTCGAGCATGCCAGTGGGCTGGAGCATCCCCGGCTGGCCTCGGTGCTGGGCCGCGACACCCTGGAAGGCCGTCCGGTGCTGATCAGTACCCTGGCCCGTGGGGAAGTGCTGTTCTCGCGTTACCTGCGGCGGCCCGCCTTGCAGACCGAGCGTCGCGCCTTTCTACTGACACTGGCGCATCTTCTTGACGCCCTGGCCTACCTGCATTCGCACGGGCTGGTCCACCGCGACATCAAACCGGACAACATCGTGGTGGAGCCCGACGGCAGCGCCAAACTGGTGGATCTAGACCTGTCCGGCCCAGCGCTGGAGGTCTTCCCGGTGCCTACCCGTGTCGGTACAGCAGTCTTCCAGAGTCCCGAAGCCGCGCGCGGCGAACCGCTGGGGCCGGAGGCGGACCTGTACGGCGTGGGCATGCTGCTGGGCTGGGCCCTTTTCGGCTCGCTGCCGGACCCCAAGGGTTCCGCACCGTATCATCCGGATCCGTTGTGTTCGCTGTACCTGACCCTGACGCGCCAGGACCGCCAGCGGCGCCCGGGCGACGCCGCCTGGGTCCGCGAAAGGATTCTGAAGCTGTCCAGTCTGGACTTCTGA
- a CDS encoding alpha-amylase family glycosyl hydrolase: MRDSESGQTHTAAQDLKWWQSGIIYQIYPRSFQDSDGDGVGDLRGVTARLPYLKSLGVEAAWLSPIFTSPMRDFGYDVADYCDIDPLFGNLADFDALVKEAHSLGLKVMLDYVPNHTSSNHAWFQEALAGKDSEKRDWYVWRDPAPDGAVPNNWKSFFGGPAWTLDEASGQYYLHQFLPSQPDLNWRNPAVREAMFDVLRFWMRRGVDGFRVDVIWLLAEDERFLDEPINPDWKPGDIEHNSVQHIYTQDQPETHQYIREMRRVLDEFDDRMMVGEIYLPVDQLLPYAGTPDAAMVHLPFNFHLILRPWQAGAVRAFADDYDAACRRLGTWPNWVLGNHDQHRFKSRVGAAQYRVAQTLLLTLRGTPTVYYGDEIGMENVHIPLERMVDPAGLQQPDSPAASRDPERTPMQWDASPNAGFAPAGATPWLPLADDFTAVNVQAQEADPHSELNYFRALTQLRREHPALVGGDYHSLDSSHDDVFVFRRTLANETVTVLLNFGAGEHDMGALTTGQLLLSSLNDRPASGANLRPNEARILLG; encoded by the coding sequence ATGCGCGATTCAGAGTCAGGCCAGACCCACACGGCAGCACAGGATCTGAAGTGGTGGCAGAGCGGCATCATCTACCAGATCTACCCGCGTTCATTTCAGGACAGTGACGGCGACGGCGTGGGCGATCTGCGCGGCGTCACGGCGCGGCTGCCTTACCTGAAAAGCCTGGGAGTGGAAGCCGCGTGGCTCTCGCCTATTTTCACCTCTCCCATGCGCGACTTCGGCTACGACGTGGCCGACTACTGCGACATCGATCCGCTGTTCGGCAATCTGGCCGACTTCGACGCCCTGGTGAAGGAGGCGCACAGCCTGGGCCTGAAGGTCATGCTGGACTACGTGCCCAACCACACGTCCTCGAATCACGCGTGGTTCCAGGAGGCACTGGCAGGGAAGGACAGCGAGAAACGCGACTGGTACGTGTGGCGCGACCCGGCGCCGGACGGCGCGGTGCCCAACAACTGGAAGTCCTTTTTCGGTGGCCCGGCCTGGACCCTCGACGAGGCCAGCGGGCAATACTACCTGCACCAGTTTCTGCCCAGCCAGCCGGACCTGAACTGGCGCAACCCGGCAGTGCGGGAAGCCATGTTCGACGTCCTGCGCTTCTGGATGCGCCGGGGCGTGGACGGTTTCCGGGTGGACGTCATCTGGCTGCTGGCCGAGGACGAACGCTTTCTGGACGAGCCCATCAACCCTGACTGGAAACCGGGAGATATTGAGCACAACAGCGTTCAACACATCTACACCCAGGATCAGCCGGAGACGCACCAGTACATCCGCGAAATGAGAAGGGTGCTGGATGAATTCGACGACCGCATGATGGTGGGCGAGATCTACCTACCGGTGGATCAGCTGTTGCCGTACGCCGGAACGCCCGACGCCGCCATGGTGCATCTGCCTTTCAACTTTCACCTGATCCTGCGGCCCTGGCAGGCGGGGGCGGTGCGTGCCTTTGCCGACGACTACGACGCCGCCTGCCGCCGACTCGGCACCTGGCCCAACTGGGTGCTGGGCAACCACGATCAACACCGCTTCAAGTCGCGGGTGGGCGCGGCCCAGTACCGTGTGGCCCAGACCCTGCTGCTGACCCTGCGCGGGACCCCCACCGTGTATTACGGCGACGAGATCGGCATGGAAAACGTCCACATTCCCCTGGAGCGCATGGTTGACCCGGCCGGACTTCAGCAGCCCGACTCACCCGCCGCCAGCCGCGATCCGGAGCGCACCCCCATGCAATGGGACGCCTCGCCCAACGCCGGCTTTGCTCCTGCGGGGGCGACGCCGTGGCTGCCTCTGGCCGACGATTTCACAGCCGTGAACGTGCAGGCGCAGGAAGCTGATCCGCATAGCGAGCTGAACTACTTCCGCGCCCTGACGCAGCTGCGGCGGGAGCACCCCGCATTGGTGGGTGGTGACTACCACAGTCTGGACAGCAGTCACGACGATGTGTTCGTCTTCCGTCGCACGCTCGCCAACGAAACGGTTACCGTCCTCCTCAACTTCGGGGCGGGCGAGCATGACATGGGCGCTCTGACGACAGGCCAGCTTCTGCTCAGCTCGCTGAACGACCGCCCCGCCAGCGGCGCGAACCTGCGGCCCAACGAAGCTCGAATCTTGCTGGGTTAG
- a CDS encoding LCP family protein, producing the protein MRRRVIGLVVLAGVVAVAAPAFPFLARYGTVPRKPDGPVTVLLAGVTPKYDDRAPVWPWPARPEDYSGLTDTIVLAQLRPDGTTNMLSIPRDTWVNVPQYGWGKINGSNPHGGPETLMGAVQNLTGIKVDAYALLSLNAMRAMTEAAGGVTLDVAQDMKYDDNAGKLHIDLQAGRQHLTGEEAEGYLRFRKDNLGDIGRVARQQNFLGALLNKVKNPLNWWRLPGMVGAVDSNMKSNLSREQVAGILGAALSGPKVSMHTVPGDFGGGGTWVADRIALAQLVDQNFTDPNDPRRLSIAVINTAAPAGSARRLKDRLESLGYLQVSVSNGPQASAVTTVTGPQADRILRDVGHGQVIQAPGVPGADVTVRLGSDTPAN; encoded by the coding sequence GTGCGGCGGCGTGTGATCGGTCTGGTGGTTCTGGCGGGTGTGGTGGCGGTGGCGGCTCCTGCCTTTCCTTTTCTGGCGCGGTATGGAACCGTTCCCCGTAAACCCGATGGGCCGGTGACCGTACTGCTGGCGGGCGTGACCCCCAAATACGATGACCGGGCCCCAGTGTGGCCTTGGCCCGCCCGCCCCGAGGATTACAGCGGTCTGACCGACACCATTGTGCTGGCCCAGCTGCGGCCAGACGGCACCACCAACATGCTCAGCATTCCGCGCGACACCTGGGTCAATGTTCCGCAGTACGGCTGGGGCAAGATCAACGGCTCGAATCCCCACGGCGGCCCAGAAACACTGATGGGCGCGGTGCAGAACCTGACAGGCATCAAGGTGGACGCCTACGCCCTGCTGTCGTTGAACGCCATGCGCGCCATGACGGAGGCGGCGGGTGGCGTGACGCTGGACGTGGCCCAGGACATGAAGTATGACGACAACGCAGGCAAGCTGCACATCGACCTCCAGGCGGGCCGCCAGCACCTGACGGGCGAGGAGGCCGAGGGCTACCTGCGCTTTCGCAAGGACAATCTGGGCGACATCGGCCGGGTGGCGCGACAGCAGAACTTCTTGGGCGCGTTGCTGAACAAGGTCAAGAACCCCCTCAACTGGTGGCGCTTGCCCGGGATGGTGGGCGCGGTGGACAGCAATATGAAGAGCAACCTCAGCCGGGAGCAGGTGGCCGGGATCCTCGGGGCGGCCCTGAGCGGCCCCAAGGTCAGCATGCACACCGTTCCCGGAGATTTCGGCGGGGGGGGAACCTGGGTGGCAGATCGCATTGCGCTGGCCCAGCTGGTCGATCAGAACTTCACTGACCCCAACGACCCGCGCCGCCTGAGCATTGCCGTGATCAATACGGCTGCCCCCGCTGGCAGCGCCCGCCGGCTGAAAGACCGCCTGGAGAGCCTGGGATACTTGCAGGTCAGCGTGTCCAACGGCCCGCAGGCCAGCGCCGTGACCACGGTCACCGGACCACAGGCAGACCGGATCCTGCGCGATGTGGGTCACGGTCAAGTGATCCAGGCTCCGGGTGTGCCCGGAGCGGATGTCACAGTGCGGCTGGGCAGCGACACGCCTGCGAACTGA